In a genomic window of Mycolicibacterium neoaurum VKM Ac-1815D:
- a CDS encoding NUDIX domain-containing protein has product MPRASAGVLLYRVTDGMAEVLIGHPGGPFWARKDDGAWSIPKGEFDESEDAWSAASREFAEEIGLPVPDGARMDFPPLRQPSGKIVTAFAVEADLDVTNAVSNTFELEWPRGSGRIRQYPELDRVQWFTVAEARAKLLKGQRPLLDQLMERLAGRAG; this is encoded by the coding sequence ATGCCACGTGCAAGCGCAGGGGTGCTGCTGTACCGCGTGACCGACGGTATGGCCGAGGTGCTGATCGGACACCCCGGCGGCCCGTTCTGGGCGCGCAAAGACGATGGCGCATGGTCGATTCCGAAAGGTGAGTTCGACGAGTCCGAGGACGCCTGGTCCGCGGCCAGCCGAGAGTTCGCCGAGGAGATCGGATTGCCGGTGCCCGACGGTGCGCGAATGGACTTCCCGCCACTGCGTCAGCCCAGCGGCAAGATCGTCACCGCGTTCGCGGTCGAGGCGGATCTCGATGTCACGAACGCGGTCAGCAACACCTTCGAATTGGAATGGCCAAGGGGCTCCGGTCGTATCCGGCAGTACCCGGAACTCGACCGCGTGCAGTGGTTCACCGTCGCAGAAGCCCGCGCCAAACTGCTCAAAGGGCAACGGCCACTGCTGGATCAACTGATGGAGCGGCTGGCCGGCCGGGCCGGTTGA
- a CDS encoding MFS transporter: protein MNHNTTRGPAGSGWRHEITRVQWLVLAGTTLGWGLDGFAGSLYVLVLGPTMTELLPNSGVEVSSSSIGLYGGLTVALFLTGWAVGGIMFGMLADYFGRTRVLSVGILTYAVFSALAAFADTWWQLGLLRFIAGVGSGVEAPVGAALIAETWRNRYRARAGGVMMAGYAGGFFAAAAVYALLGDHGWRFMMLLAGLPALLVWFIRRYVPEPPEINAAMHVRKQRKAAGTREQFVLRRLISPPLRRPMLVCTALASGALLAFWSVSTWYPQIIRQISANDAVPQAVTDHRVAVTAMLFNAGGIIGYAAWGFIADAIGRRRTFLMSFTVSAASIAWTFPFDRGYTEFLFAMPLLGFGLFGALSGTFIYGPEVFPPSVRATALAVSNSVGRFVTALGPLSAGVIATSWFGGDLGVATATVAALGLIAVVGLAFAAETRGTPLPTDSYFEPVTPTEKSHS, encoded by the coding sequence GTGAACCACAACACGACCCGTGGGCCGGCCGGTAGCGGCTGGCGACATGAGATCACCCGAGTGCAATGGCTTGTCCTTGCCGGCACCACCCTGGGCTGGGGCCTCGACGGCTTCGCAGGCAGCCTCTACGTGTTGGTCCTCGGACCCACCATGACCGAACTGCTACCCAACAGCGGCGTCGAGGTCTCCTCATCATCGATCGGGCTGTACGGCGGACTGACCGTGGCGCTGTTCCTGACGGGCTGGGCTGTCGGCGGCATCATGTTCGGGATGTTGGCCGACTACTTCGGCCGCACCAGGGTTCTCTCGGTGGGCATCCTGACCTACGCCGTGTTCAGCGCCCTGGCCGCCTTCGCCGACACCTGGTGGCAGCTGGGCCTGTTGCGATTCATCGCAGGCGTCGGATCCGGTGTCGAGGCGCCGGTGGGTGCCGCGCTGATCGCCGAGACCTGGCGCAATCGCTACCGTGCCCGCGCGGGCGGAGTCATGATGGCCGGCTACGCCGGCGGGTTCTTTGCCGCCGCTGCGGTGTACGCACTGCTGGGTGATCACGGCTGGCGGTTCATGATGCTGCTGGCCGGCCTGCCCGCGCTGCTGGTCTGGTTCATCCGACGCTATGTCCCCGAGCCTCCGGAGATCAACGCCGCGATGCACGTCCGCAAGCAGCGCAAGGCCGCGGGCACCCGGGAACAGTTCGTGCTGCGCCGCCTCATCTCACCGCCGCTGCGCAGGCCTATGCTGGTGTGCACCGCACTCGCCTCCGGCGCGCTGCTGGCCTTCTGGAGTGTGTCCACCTGGTATCCACAGATCATCCGGCAGATCAGCGCGAATGATGCTGTGCCGCAAGCGGTCACCGATCATCGGGTCGCCGTCACGGCAATGCTGTTCAACGCCGGCGGCATCATCGGCTATGCCGCATGGGGCTTCATCGCCGATGCCATCGGGCGCCGCAGGACCTTCCTGATGAGCTTCACCGTCTCCGCCGCCTCGATCGCCTGGACCTTCCCCTTCGACCGCGGGTACACCGAGTTCCTGTTCGCCATGCCGCTGCTGGGGTTCGGATTGTTCGGCGCCTTGTCGGGCACCTTCATCTACGGGCCCGAGGTGTTCCCGCCCAGCGTGCGGGCCACCGCGCTTGCCGTGTCCAACAGCGTCGGTCGATTCGTCACCGCGCTGGGACCGCTGAGCGCCGGCGTGATCGCCACATCATGGTTCGGCGGCGACCTCGGGGTGGCCACCGCCACGGTGGCGGCGCTGGGACTGATCGCCGTCGTGGGCCTGGCGTTCGCCGCCGAGACCCGCGGCACCCCATTGCCCACCGACAGTTATTTCGAGCCCGTCACCCCCACCGAGAAGAGCCACTCATGA
- a CDS encoding DUF732 domain-containing protein: protein MRRINTCVLTTVATAGLALGLAGPAHADSAADVFLGALDAAGVTAPATLNAVDTLALGQSVCPMLSAPGQNVANAAATVADRAGMSLGPATMFTGVAISMFCPAAVAGIGDGKIFGFDPFGR from the coding sequence ATGCGTCGAATCAACACCTGTGTGCTCACCACCGTGGCGACGGCCGGTCTTGCCCTCGGGCTCGCCGGTCCGGCACATGCGGATTCGGCGGCCGATGTCTTCCTCGGCGCACTCGACGCCGCCGGGGTGACCGCACCGGCCACGCTCAACGCGGTGGACACGCTGGCGCTGGGTCAGTCGGTCTGCCCGATGCTGTCGGCGCCCGGCCAGAACGTCGCCAATGCCGCGGCCACGGTCGCCGATCGTGCGGGCATGTCATTGGGCCCCGCGACGATGTTCACCGGCGTAGCGATCTCGATGTTCTGCCCGGCGGCCGTGGCCGGTATCGGCGACGGCAAGATCTTCGGCTTCGACCCGTTCGGCCGCTGA
- a CDS encoding amidohydrolase family protein, which translates to MISADLAPGVIDVHAHWLPRELFDLPGAGPHGRMHDRDGQLFLGEIPLSIAADAMSDIAAIRADMRRSEVGVRVLSAPPFAFPLQPGAAADDYVGAFNSALTEVVADADGALLGLGLVSLADSAAVTTQLTQLAGSEGIAGVAVPPLLGNESLDGPALGHVLREAARLGLSVLVHPMQLPQPQWANYYLNNLIGNPTESATAVAALILSGLKDQLPGLRICFVHGGGCAPGLLGRWNHGWRARADVRAAGARAPQEVFGELFFDTVTHGAAQLELLCTLAGTDKVVCGSDYPFDMADADPARFAVDHGPGRDSIIRAAMAYLGLDQE; encoded by the coding sequence ATGATCAGCGCAGATCTGGCGCCCGGCGTGATCGATGTGCACGCGCACTGGTTGCCGCGGGAGTTGTTCGACCTCCCCGGCGCCGGCCCACACGGACGCATGCACGATCGCGACGGTCAACTCTTTCTCGGCGAGATCCCACTGTCGATCGCCGCCGACGCGATGAGCGATATCGCCGCCATCCGTGCCGATATGCGCCGCAGCGAGGTCGGGGTTCGGGTGTTGTCGGCACCGCCCTTCGCGTTCCCGCTGCAACCGGGCGCCGCCGCCGACGACTACGTGGGCGCCTTCAACAGTGCGCTGACCGAGGTCGTCGCCGATGCCGACGGCGCGCTGCTCGGACTGGGACTGGTCAGTCTGGCCGACAGTGCGGCCGTCACCACGCAGCTGACACAGCTGGCCGGCTCCGAAGGCATTGCCGGCGTGGCAGTCCCACCGCTGTTGGGCAACGAGTCCCTGGACGGTCCCGCCCTCGGGCACGTGCTGCGTGAGGCGGCTCGGCTCGGGCTGTCGGTGTTGGTGCACCCGATGCAACTGCCGCAGCCGCAGTGGGCGAACTACTACCTGAACAACCTCATCGGCAACCCGACCGAATCGGCCACCGCGGTGGCCGCGCTGATCCTCAGCGGACTCAAAGACCAACTGCCGGGCCTGCGGATCTGTTTCGTGCACGGCGGCGGTTGCGCCCCAGGTCTTCTCGGCCGATGGAACCACGGCTGGCGGGCGCGTGCCGATGTCCGGGCCGCCGGGGCGCGTGCACCGCAGGAGGTGTTCGGTGAGCTGTTCTTCGACACCGTCACGCACGGAGCGGCCCAGCTGGAGCTGCTCTGCACGCTCGCAGGCACCGACAAGGTGGTCTGCGGTAGCGATTATCCGTTCGACATGGCCGATGCCGATCCGGCCCGCTTTGCCGTCGACCACGGTCCGGGGCGCGACAGCATCATCCGGGCCGCCATGGCATACCTCGGCCTGGATCAGGAGTAG
- a CDS encoding NADH:flavin oxidoreductase/NADH oxidase translates to MTRLFSPLTLRSVTFAHRAWMSPMMQFAAVPSGPDEGSPTDWHLQHLGSRAVAGAALIMVEATAVHPVGRSSVFDLGLWNERQADGLRRIAEFVTAQGSVPGIQIVHAGRKGSTGRPWGVDEQRWPTVGPSAAPFGRLPTPAELGIDEIGSITTAFADAAGRAARAGFKVLEIHGAHGYLIHQFLSPQSNRRTDGYGGTLENRMRFALEVVGAVRSVWPPELPLFFRVSATDWLGGDTEDPRPGWTVAETVTLAARMKTLGVDLIDVSSGGSVPDARITVGPGYQVPFAARVRKETEIPTSAVGLIADAEQAESIIAGEQADAVFLARELLRNPGWVWQAARQLGAELRHPPAYRRAFA, encoded by the coding sequence ATGACACGGTTGTTCAGCCCGCTCACCCTGCGCTCGGTGACCTTCGCCCACCGGGCATGGATGTCGCCGATGATGCAGTTCGCCGCCGTACCTTCGGGTCCCGACGAGGGATCGCCCACCGACTGGCATCTGCAACATCTCGGTTCGCGTGCCGTCGCCGGAGCGGCACTGATCATGGTGGAGGCGACCGCCGTGCACCCGGTGGGCCGCAGCAGCGTGTTCGACCTCGGTCTGTGGAACGAGCGGCAGGCCGACGGTCTGCGTCGCATCGCCGAATTCGTCACCGCGCAGGGGTCCGTGCCGGGTATCCAGATCGTGCACGCCGGCCGTAAGGGTTCCACCGGGCGTCCGTGGGGAGTCGACGAACAGCGCTGGCCCACGGTGGGGCCCAGCGCTGCGCCGTTCGGTCGTCTGCCGACTCCCGCTGAACTCGGTATCGACGAGATCGGCTCCATCACAACGGCATTCGCCGACGCCGCGGGCCGGGCCGCGCGAGCCGGTTTCAAGGTGCTGGAGATCCACGGTGCACACGGGTACCTGATCCACCAGTTCCTCTCTCCGCAATCCAACCGCCGCACCGACGGGTACGGCGGCACGCTGGAAAACCGGATGCGTTTTGCCCTGGAGGTCGTCGGCGCCGTGCGATCGGTGTGGCCGCCGGAGCTACCGCTGTTCTTCCGGGTGTCGGCGACCGATTGGCTCGGCGGCGATACCGAGGACCCGCGTCCGGGGTGGACGGTCGCAGAGACCGTGACGCTCGCAGCGCGTATGAAGACGCTCGGCGTGGACCTGATCGACGTGTCCAGCGGGGGATCGGTCCCCGATGCGCGGATCACGGTCGGCCCGGGCTACCAGGTGCCGTTCGCCGCTCGCGTCCGCAAGGAGACCGAGATCCCCACCAGCGCTGTCGGCCTGATCGCCGACGCCGAACAGGCCGAGAGCATCATCGCCGGCGAGCAAGCCGATGCGGTGTTCCTGGCCAGGGAGCTACTGCGCAACCCGGGCTGGGTCTGGCAGGCAGCGCGGCAACTGGGCGCCGAACTGCGTCATCCGCCCGCCTACCGCCGCGCCTTCGCCTGA
- a CDS encoding ketosteroid isomerase family protein, with protein sequence MSTTRSAVLAAVERSPVAAAAHDRAGWVGLFTAGARIEDPVGSRPHTGRSEIEQFYDTFIGPRDITFHRDIDIVCGTTVLRDLVLEVAMNASVTMRIPALLRYDLAEVGDALAIDRLRAYWELPAMAWKFTRNGPAAFPAAIALTRSLLANQGPAGALGFVAGVNGVGARGRRLIGQLVDDAIAGDEMTVKRGLGDAEITTGDLGRLRPSELVAALAGKRRRTILTAGRHVVVSLTGTDGAAVLITEVGVRPSRVRRVRLFTEAPG encoded by the coding sequence ATGTCCACAACACGATCAGCGGTTCTGGCAGCGGTGGAACGCTCGCCGGTGGCCGCCGCCGCGCACGACAGGGCGGGATGGGTGGGCCTGTTCACCGCGGGGGCGCGCATCGAGGATCCGGTGGGGTCGCGCCCGCACACCGGTCGGTCCGAGATCGAACAGTTCTATGACACCTTCATCGGTCCGCGGGACATCACCTTCCATCGCGATATCGACATCGTCTGCGGCACCACCGTGTTGCGTGACCTGGTACTGGAGGTCGCGATGAACGCGTCGGTGACAATGCGCATCCCGGCACTGTTGCGCTATGACCTCGCCGAGGTCGGTGACGCGCTGGCCATCGACCGGTTACGGGCCTACTGGGAGCTACCCGCGATGGCATGGAAGTTCACCCGCAACGGTCCGGCCGCCTTCCCCGCGGCCATCGCCCTGACCCGTTCCCTGCTGGCCAACCAGGGTCCGGCGGGTGCACTGGGCTTCGTCGCCGGGGTCAACGGTGTCGGAGCCCGCGGCAGGCGGCTGATCGGGCAACTTGTCGACGATGCGATCGCCGGTGACGAGATGACGGTCAAGCGGGGGCTCGGTGACGCCGAGATCACCACCGGTGATCTCGGCCGGCTGCGACCCAGCGAACTGGTGGCCGCGCTCGCGGGCAAACGCCGGCGGACGATCCTGACCGCGGGCCGGCATGTCGTCGTCAGTCTGACCGGCACCGACGGTGCAGCAGTCCTGATCACCGAGGTGGGAGTCCGGCCCAGCCGGGTGCGACGGGTGCGATTGTTCACCGAGGCGCCCGGCTAG
- a CDS encoding aldehyde dehydrogenase encodes MTSSTDAAPVTAPPSALDVRAIINPATASVITTVAEMGAADVDTAVAAAKAAFADGPWADMPRSERARLLLRIADAIEEQTERLYTLEAENNGRPITETRAQLSRVPEWFRYNAGLLAAQRHSVLPGDGPYLTYQQRLPLGVCGIITPFNHPLLILARSLSAALANGNTVVVKPSEMTPLTTLALADIIAGTGIPEGVVNVVTGGREAGIRLTEHPDVAKITLTGGTEAGRSAAVATATRFARVTAELGGKTPVIVFDDVDPVDAAEGAAFSAFVAAGQSCVAGSRFLVHRSIYDAFVAALVHRARAIVVGDPAAPETQMGPLISARQRDNVRRLIQTGVDQGARLAAGGEAPRLPVELRDGFFLSPTVLADATMAMTVAREEIFGPVAVVIPFDTEADAVAMANDNEFGLGAGVWTLDVARAHRVAARITAGMVWINDHHRLEPSLPWGGVKESGTGKDAGTESFDDFSWIKTIVVRTAAEPVDWYGNFGQRRLN; translated from the coding sequence ATGACCAGCAGCACCGACGCCGCACCCGTCACCGCGCCGCCATCGGCACTCGATGTCCGCGCGATCATCAATCCGGCCACCGCGAGCGTGATCACCACGGTCGCCGAGATGGGCGCCGCGGATGTCGACACCGCCGTGGCCGCCGCCAAGGCCGCCTTCGCCGACGGCCCGTGGGCCGACATGCCGCGCAGCGAGCGCGCCCGATTGTTGCTGCGCATCGCCGATGCCATCGAGGAGCAGACCGAACGGCTCTACACATTGGAAGCCGAGAACAACGGCAGACCCATCACCGAAACAAGGGCTCAGCTGTCCCGCGTGCCCGAGTGGTTTCGCTACAACGCGGGACTACTTGCCGCCCAGCGTCATTCGGTCCTGCCGGGCGATGGCCCGTACCTCACCTATCAGCAGCGGCTGCCGTTGGGCGTATGCGGCATCATCACCCCGTTCAACCATCCGCTGCTGATCCTGGCTCGCAGCCTGTCCGCGGCATTGGCCAACGGCAACACCGTGGTGGTCAAGCCTTCGGAGATGACACCGCTGACCACGCTGGCGCTGGCCGACATCATCGCCGGGACCGGGATACCGGAAGGGGTCGTCAACGTGGTGACCGGCGGACGCGAGGCCGGCATCCGGTTGACCGAGCATCCGGACGTCGCCAAGATCACGCTGACCGGCGGCACCGAGGCAGGCCGATCGGCCGCCGTGGCGACGGCAACCCGGTTCGCCCGGGTGACGGCCGAACTGGGCGGCAAGACCCCGGTCATCGTCTTCGACGATGTCGACCCGGTCGACGCCGCCGAGGGCGCGGCGTTCTCCGCCTTCGTGGCCGCCGGCCAGTCGTGTGTCGCCGGTTCGCGCTTTCTGGTGCACCGCAGCATCTACGACGCGTTCGTCGCTGCCCTGGTGCACCGTGCGCGGGCCATCGTCGTCGGCGATCCCGCCGCCCCGGAGACCCAGATGGGCCCGCTCATCAGCGCCCGCCAACGCGATAATGTGCGTCGGCTGATCCAGACCGGTGTCGACCAGGGTGCTCGCCTCGCGGCCGGCGGCGAGGCCCCCCGGCTGCCCGTGGAACTTCGCGACGGATTCTTCCTGTCCCCCACCGTCCTGGCCGACGCCACCATGGCCATGACGGTGGCCCGCGAGGAGATCTTCGGCCCGGTGGCGGTGGTCATCCCCTTCGATACCGAGGCCGACGCCGTCGCGATGGCAAACGACAACGAGTTCGGACTCGGCGCCGGGGTGTGGACCCTCGACGTGGCCCGAGCGCATCGTGTCGCCGCGCGGATCACCGCGGGCATGGTGTGGATCAACGACCACCACCGGCTGGAGCCATCGTTGCCGTGGGGTGGCGTGAAGGAATCCGGTACCGGAAAAGACGCGGGTACCGAATCCTTCGACGATTTCTCGTGGATCAAGACCATCGTGGTGCGCACTGCCGCCGAACCCGTGGACTGGTATGGCAACTTCGGCCAGCGCCGCCTGAACTGA
- a CDS encoding SGNH/GDSL hydrolase family protein, whose protein sequence is MAGIRYSRYVAVGDSQTEGLWDVDESGALVGFADRLARMIAAESPGLQYANLAIRGKRIADVLDVQLPQALAMQPDLITVCVGMNDVTRPGRKFDRALGDLDTLHEALASSGATVVTTTFPDITKILPAGRLLVPRVLRINDVIRGAADRHGFRLVDLYTAAAMTDPAVWSPDRVHGSTAGHVLFAAAAAEALELAGADHDWALVAAGDDYRSLRSRMTAQLAWTQNMFMPWIWRHMRGRSAFHGHQARNPQLVPVPASSAAQEQRHSAAERVEAEDLAVADTGHGRRAEHRDRYAGEHRRGAQ, encoded by the coding sequence GTGGCCGGCATCCGGTACAGCAGGTACGTCGCCGTGGGTGACAGTCAGACCGAAGGCCTCTGGGATGTCGACGAATCCGGGGCGCTGGTCGGATTCGCAGATCGACTGGCGCGCATGATCGCGGCCGAATCCCCTGGCCTGCAATATGCCAACCTGGCGATCCGGGGTAAGCGCATCGCCGATGTGCTCGATGTGCAGCTGCCACAGGCCCTGGCGATGCAGCCCGATCTGATCACGGTGTGCGTAGGCATGAACGACGTGACCCGACCCGGCCGGAAATTCGACCGTGCTCTCGGCGACCTGGACACCCTGCACGAGGCGTTGGCGTCATCGGGTGCCACGGTGGTGACCACCACGTTCCCCGATATCACCAAGATCCTGCCCGCCGGCCGATTGCTGGTGCCGCGGGTACTGCGCATCAACGACGTCATCCGCGGCGCTGCGGACCGGCACGGTTTCCGGCTGGTCGACCTCTACACTGCCGCGGCGATGACCGATCCCGCGGTGTGGAGCCCGGACCGGGTGCACGGTTCCACCGCCGGGCATGTGCTGTTCGCCGCGGCGGCGGCAGAAGCCCTGGAACTGGCTGGGGCCGATCATGATTGGGCTCTGGTGGCGGCCGGCGACGATTACCGATCGCTACGGTCCCGGATGACGGCGCAGCTGGCATGGACGCAGAACATGTTCATGCCGTGGATATGGCGACATATGCGGGGCCGCAGCGCCTTTCACGGGCACCAGGCGCGGAATCCGCAGCTGGTGCCGGTCCCGGCGAGCTCAGCGGCACAGGAGCAACGACATTCAGCGGCCGAACGGGTCGAAGCCGAAGATCTTGCCGTCGCCGATACCGGCCACGGCCGCCGGGCAGAACATCGAGATCGCTACGCCGGTGAACATCGTCGCGGGGCCCAATGA
- a CDS encoding serine/threonine-protein kinase produces the protein MPLAPGATFAGYTIVRALGAGGMGEVYLAQHPRLPRQDALKILLAQVSTDDEYRQRFEREADIAATLWHPHIVGVHDRGESDGQLWIAMDYVPGTDTSRLLREEHPQGLPPQQVIEIVTAVAEALDYAHQRNLLHRDVKPANILICGPESGDRRIMLADFGIARWSDDVSGLTATNMTVGTVSYAAPEQLMGNPVDGRSDQYALAATAYELLSGTPPFRNSNPAVVISQHLSASPPAIGSRRPELAHLDPVFTKALAKEPGERFDRCTDFARALGHQLAGDISEQTTLAPAPKKPKVRRQRPAAAIMVAGVLAVLLCVAIVVAAFEFGRADDERPEAAPATTSSARPSSTAAPAPPPVASTTTSAPDPTVTVTTDVTEPATAAVVGADCGPLGGTGTTAEGTTVYCETLAGTQATIWSLTQGPVASPTVTTEAPDPSEEPLPGVLDPSVRVCMQQTGQTRRECREQIRISNGSP, from the coding sequence ATGCCATTGGCGCCTGGCGCAACGTTCGCCGGATACACGATCGTTCGCGCCCTCGGCGCCGGCGGGATGGGTGAGGTCTACCTCGCCCAGCACCCACGACTCCCGCGCCAGGACGCGCTGAAGATCCTGCTCGCGCAGGTGTCGACCGATGACGAATACCGCCAACGTTTCGAACGCGAGGCGGATATCGCGGCCACGCTGTGGCATCCGCACATCGTCGGTGTGCACGACCGCGGTGAGAGCGACGGTCAGCTGTGGATCGCGATGGACTACGTTCCCGGCACCGACACCTCACGCCTGTTGCGCGAGGAGCACCCACAGGGTCTGCCCCCACAGCAGGTCATCGAGATCGTCACGGCGGTCGCCGAGGCGTTGGACTACGCCCATCAGCGCAATCTGCTGCATCGGGACGTCAAACCGGCCAACATCCTGATCTGCGGTCCGGAGTCCGGCGACCGACGCATCATGCTGGCCGATTTCGGTATCGCGCGGTGGTCCGACGATGTCAGCGGGCTGACCGCGACCAACATGACCGTCGGCACGGTGTCTTATGCGGCGCCCGAGCAGCTGATGGGCAATCCCGTGGACGGCCGGTCCGATCAGTACGCCCTGGCGGCCACGGCCTACGAGCTGCTCTCCGGAACACCACCGTTCCGCAACTCCAACCCGGCGGTGGTCATCAGCCAGCATCTGTCGGCCTCGCCACCTGCGATCGGCAGCCGGCGCCCCGAACTGGCGCACCTGGACCCGGTGTTCACCAAGGCCCTGGCCAAGGAGCCCGGCGAGCGGTTCGACCGGTGCACCGACTTCGCACGCGCACTCGGCCACCAGCTGGCCGGTGACATCTCCGAGCAGACCACACTCGCACCGGCACCCAAGAAGCCCAAGGTGCGCAGGCAGCGTCCCGCGGCCGCGATCATGGTTGCCGGGGTTCTCGCGGTCCTGCTGTGCGTCGCGATCGTGGTCGCCGCATTCGAATTCGGCCGCGCCGACGACGAGCGTCCGGAGGCCGCCCCGGCCACCACCTCCAGCGCCCGGCCGTCCAGCACGGCGGCCCCCGCGCCGCCACCGGTGGCGAGCACGACCACCTCCGCCCCTGATCCGACCGTCACGGTCACCACCGATGTGACCGAACCGGCCACCGCCGCGGTGGTCGGTGCCGATTGCGGCCCACTCGGCGGCACGGGCACCACCGCCGAGGGCACGACGGTGTACTGCGAGACCCTGGCGGGCACCCAGGCGACCATCTGGTCGCTGACGCAGGGGCCGGTGGCGAGTCCCACGGTGACCACCGAGGCGCCGGATCCCAGCGAGGAGCCACTACCGGGGGTTCTGGACCCCTCGGTGCGGGTGTGCATGCAGCAGACCGGTCAGACCCGACGAGAGTGCCGCGAGCAGATCCGCATCAGCAACGGGTCGCCCTGA
- a CDS encoding helix-turn-helix domain-containing protein, which yields MSSTETDTVEGRPGAEMSTWLGAMRELSAAATSAAGLAELLGQIATTARALLGFDFCGVLIPDSERTRLIVAGWSGLSEDYVDQVNGDRPIRLDGGAPSARAFHSAQSVTIRDITADPEFTPWGGAAQEQGYRALISVPLIAGGRTLGTLNGYYMPVHTFTSTETERMTLLANHAAIALTSADRLDQLRTLNRELREQRDALARSEEIHNSLLAVTLRSGGLDGVAHALSNLIGRPVLIEDPLHEILAVAGDSDSLPDSDLRIQSAPTHDGSSRPVRSADGSFLVSSPELDGELVARIWFPDGELEPDPMTVRAVEHASMVVSLELLRARTAAEVEQRLRGELLSEVLSEQADLPETVLRRAQLLGHDLSQPHDVIVARIDRSAGVPDKMLRQRIFGLISDLATGQRFRPLAANIRDDVVVLWTQGVPVPGGGEGSAAAVAAAVHGALTRLADGVEVTVAGVTPGRQTYAEAYRIVKGALSIAVAARRTNTVVTLEDLGVAGLLLQLDDPALLTAFAARTLGPLRDYDLAHGTELVSTIRTYLAHNQDRRGAASALHIHPNTLTQRLQRAEALCQMTLADPAVVLQFATALTVDAVATGR from the coding sequence GTGAGTTCAACCGAGACGGACACTGTCGAGGGCAGGCCGGGTGCCGAGATGTCGACATGGCTCGGTGCCATGCGTGAACTCAGCGCCGCCGCCACCTCGGCCGCGGGCCTCGCCGAATTGCTCGGCCAGATCGCGACGACCGCGCGCGCACTGCTGGGATTCGACTTCTGTGGCGTGCTGATCCCGGACTCCGAGCGCACCAGGCTGATCGTGGCCGGATGGAGCGGGTTGTCCGAGGATTATGTGGATCAGGTCAACGGCGATCGGCCGATCCGCCTCGACGGCGGTGCCCCCTCGGCCCGTGCGTTCCACAGTGCGCAGTCGGTCACCATCCGCGATATCACCGCGGATCCGGAGTTCACGCCGTGGGGAGGTGCGGCGCAGGAACAGGGGTACCGGGCACTGATCAGCGTGCCGCTGATCGCGGGTGGCCGCACACTGGGCACGCTCAACGGCTACTACATGCCGGTGCACACCTTCACGTCGACCGAGACCGAGCGGATGACCCTGCTGGCCAACCATGCAGCGATCGCACTGACCTCGGCCGACCGGTTGGACCAGTTGCGCACGCTCAACCGCGAGCTGCGGGAACAACGCGACGCCCTGGCGCGCTCGGAGGAGATCCACAACAGCCTGCTGGCGGTGACGCTGCGCTCCGGCGGGCTCGACGGCGTCGCCCATGCGCTGTCAAATCTGATCGGCAGGCCGGTGCTGATCGAGGATCCGTTGCATGAGATCCTCGCCGTCGCAGGGGATTCGGACTCGCTGCCGGATTCCGACCTGCGGATCCAGAGCGCGCCCACCCACGACGGATCTTCCCGGCCGGTGCGGTCGGCCGACGGATCATTCCTGGTGTCCTCGCCCGAACTCGACGGGGAGTTGGTGGCCCGTATCTGGTTTCCCGATGGCGAGCTCGAGCCCGATCCGATGACGGTGCGTGCCGTCGAGCACGCGTCGATGGTGGTGTCGTTGGAGCTGCTGCGCGCCCGCACCGCGGCCGAGGTGGAGCAGCGACTGCGTGGCGAACTGCTCTCAGAGGTGCTCAGCGAGCAGGCCGACCTTCCCGAGACCGTGCTGCGCAGGGCGCAGTTGCTCGGGCATGATCTGAGCCAACCGCATGATGTCATCGTGGCGCGGATCGACCGCTCGGCCGGGGTGCCCGACAAGATGTTGCGCCAGCGCATCTTCGGGCTGATCTCCGATCTTGCTACCGGACAACGCTTTCGGCCACTGGCGGCGAATATCCGTGACGATGTGGTCGTGCTGTGGACACAGGGGGTTCCGGTGCCCGGTGGCGGTGAGGGGTCCGCCGCGGCGGTCGCTGCGGCCGTCCACGGTGCGCTGACCCGCCTGGCCGACGGGGTCGAGGTGACCGTGGCCGGGGTGACTCCTGGGCGGCAGACCTACGCCGAGGCGTACCGCATCGTCAAAGGTGCGCTGTCGATCGCGGTGGCCGCGCGGCGCACCAATACCGTGGTGACCCTGGAGGATCTGGGTGTCGCCGGGCTCCTCCTGCAACTCGATGATCCGGCTCTGCTGACCGCCTTCGCCGCGCGCACACTCGGGCCGTTGCGCGACTACGACCTGGCCCACGGCACGGAACTGGTCAGCACCATCCGCACGTATCTGGCGCACAACCAGGACCGCAGGGGTGCTGCCTCGGCTCTGCACATCCACCCCAACACCTTGACCCAACGGTTGCAGCGCGCCGAGGCGTTGTGCCAGATGACGCTGGCCGACCCCGCGGTGGTGCTGCAGTTCGCCACCGCACTCACCGTCGACGCCGTGGCCACCGGTCGGTAG